Below is a window of Populus trichocarpa isolate Nisqually-1 chromosome 3, P.trichocarpa_v4.1, whole genome shotgun sequence DNA.
ttatttttttcaattagataTTGTGAGTCAATtcctttttattcaataaaattgcTATTATTATCACCATGATAATTCATGTTTGTTATAATTTGTATCAGAGTCTGGCAAGCCATGTATCTTGAAAGCCGAAAGGTGCAATTAATGGAGACGGTCGCTAGTATGAAACAGCaacaaattttgaaagaaatagcTAAACAATTACATAACATGTCAGAGAGGTTAGATcagtttattaaaattcaagGGAAAAAGGCAGCGAAGTTAGACTTTCACAAGTTTAACTGGGAGGATCCAGAAGGTCTAGACTTGTTGCATACACAGGGACAAAGAGGGCTAGTAATGATTGGTGGATTGGTGATGGTGAGTAGCAAGCAGGTGCCCCAGCTACTGAAATTGCACAAGTAATAGAGGAACAATTCCTATTGCAGCTGTGCAGTGTACCTACAACCAATGCTTCCATTGAAAGGCGGTTCCAAAATTCAAGAGTCCAGGAGAATAAACCATTTGATAATCCTCTATCCAATGATGGCCAAGTAGTGGTGGATGGTGATTACACCAGCTGTAACCAAACTGAAGTTCAGCAAGGAAATGACAATGAAGTCACCCAATATCAGCCTAATCCAACAGCTAAAAACATCCCTGTCAATAAGCAGGTTGATTCTTGGTCTTCATTCAGTGATGCAGGTAAAGATTAACATGTGGATGAGCTGATGTTAGCTCAACTAATTTATCTGAGTAGTACAATAAATGGTCTTGACAACATGGGAATTGGAGATGGTGATGGCATTACAATTCCACAACCATTGATTTCCTCGCCAGATGACTCGCCTACGGCAAATGCTGGAAAATCAAACTTTGCACGTGCTACTAGTGGGTTTGGACTGCGCTTGTCTCCTAAATCGCCTGCGGCAGATGATATTCTTGAAGGAACTTCATCAACTTCACAATCTGGTATATTTGGAAAACTTACTAAGAGGTTAGTTAATACTTCTAAAAATACAGTGAAGGCATTATAGGTCAAAACTCGGCATGCTGTCTCTCAAAACAAGCGAAGATATCAGGAATGAGGTTTTGAATTGGATATAACATATACCAGTGAGAATATAATTTCTATGGGATTTCCTGCTGATGatatgagctctggtttttttggATATGTGGAGGGGTTCTATCACAACCGACAAAACACAGCAGTCAGCTCTTTGTGTACTTTTCTTTGACGAGTTTGATTCCATTATTGGGAATGGAGACGGGGTTCTACCTGCTAATGTTGATAGTTTGCTATCATGGATGTTTGCAGGCCTTTCTAATGGGAAGCAATTACAATCATGGATCATTGCAAAAGAATAGAGAATGCATCAGGGGATGGAAATTCTTCAGACGTTTGAGAAGGAGGAAATGCAAACATTTAAGCTATGACCAAGCATTGCTGGCGGTTGAGGGTATTTGCCTTGAAGAAGGTAAGAAAAGGGAGACTAGCTCACTCTTTGAACATCGAAGCTATGATTCTGTTCAAAGGCAACAGAGAGAGAAGCTTGTTGAGAATGAGCATGATCCTTTGTTCATTAGCAGTATATTTGAGGTAAATGTTATATCAAATGTGTTAAAAGAAGCAGATACTCCGAATGTCAATCGATATAGGTATGAGGATACTTATGGTGGTATAACTTCTCAGTTTTGTGACTTGGAATCTGGTGAAGATAGTAATTGGAGAACCGAAGACCAAATGCATCAAGTGGAAACTTCCATAGAAATTGCCCGAAACATGCAGTTTGTTAATGGAATGTAGAGGTTGGAACTCAAGCTCGAGTCAGTTTCTGTCCTTGATTATCGATCAATCTTGCAAACTCAAGTGAAGTCATACATGAGGGCACACTTAGAGGACCTACCTGAAAAGGATGCCACAGGGATGTTCGAAGCTGCGAATAGAGTCTTGAATCAACTTTTGATAGAAATGGATGGCATGGCAGCAAAGAAAACTGTTTTTATCACTGGAACAACAAATATGCCAGACATTATTAACCCAGAGTTGCCTAGTCTTAGGTCGGTGTCTAGACCAGTTGATTTATATACCTTTTCCTGACAAGGCTTCCCATCttcaaatatttaaagcatGTTGGCCGAAGCCACGTGTTCCTAAGAATGTTGACTTGATAGTTCGTGCACAACATACTCGAGTTTTTATTGGTGCTAATATCACTGAAATTTGTCTACGTGCCTGCAAATATACCACTTACTTGGAGAAAATATAGAAGAACAGCTAAAGAGAACCTACCCTGCCTTTGAGGgcaaggtttttttaatttgggtgaAATTATAGCGATCCTAGTCAAATTAAAGGGGCAAGATTTAgtccatttaaattttatattttaaattatcacattataatattttaaatttaaatacatttaaatttctttacttaaaaaaatagatttttaagttacggaaaaaatcataaaaatacttGGTTAAGACTTTCATTAAATCATAACAGACTTTCATGCTCGAGCTACctcaaattagataaaaaaatttcatcagtTGTTAGAATCTCAAAAATGGATCTTAAATTCTAATCCCAACAAAAACATGTCAAACTCGGATTCTTCAAGCTATGTCCAGCAAAATTCTTGGCAAAGTAAATCCTGAAAATGAATTCTTTTAGTCATAGTGATACAGGAGTGTTTCTCTTTGTCCAAGTTTTCTATTTTCAAGATGCCTATACAAAAGCCCTCAAGCAAAATTGAATTTGTAAATGACGGCAAAATTAATCCCTGTTGCTACTCTCTGACCCCACCATAACTACATAACAAACAGTTAAAAATTTTGCCTGGATATGTACCTACTTTTAGGAAACAGTGAAACAAGTGTCTATTTGGGTGTAGATTCACCACAATTAAACTGTTGATATTCTGGGAAGCGAGAACTGCGCATGAAAGGCTTGAAACATTATAAGAAGCCCTAGAAAATCATTTTCCTTCTTGAGAAAGAAGTCCTAAATTGTTCTGTCCATCTACAGAAGCACTTTCCTTCTTGACTCTTGAGACTAACTGACGCGGGACTGTGGCACAGAGCAGATTTTATAGCAAATCCTTCTCAAAGCTTTGTCCATAAGAACGTGCATCATTCAATAACTCTCCTTTTCAAGTGAATCAGATGTTTGCGAAGATATGACAGTAATGCTTACAGTGGGAAAGTTCCCAGCTCCTGGCCATGCCTTGAAAGAAGTACCTTACGTTCACTGACCCATTGTAGTCGGTAAGAGAGGTCCAGATTATGAATCAACATTTTCAAACTATCAGCATAAGTTGAATCCCGAGCTTTCTCCTGcaggaaacaaaaaaaggaCATCACAAAAGTGTAGAAGCCTCAGTTATATAACGTCTTTCTTAGTTGTGCTAACAGAGGAATCCTTTTGGTTTACACTAATCTATCTTACAAAAGATAAAGTCGTCCACCAAAGCAAGTTAAGGCgattcaacaaaaatataatttttaaccacCCGAGGTTGCACGTATTGACTAGCTATAAGGAAAATCACCTGCATATTGACCTGGCTATCATGCCCCAATATGTTTGCTATTATGCTAGACCTAGAAGAATTGGGTGAAAATCCTTCCCATGGAGGAACAAATATGACTTTCGTGCACTGGACAGGAGCCAAGTTACGACTAAGTTTCTCCCACCACACAGATCCCAGGGACCACCATCTTATCATCAAACCATGCTCAGAAAATGCAACCAGCCCCTGCATGTAAAATGACAAATTCAGATAATGGCAGGAAAACACTCAAACAaccaacaaattattattttcatctttcattaACCAATCGGACCAATAATTTAAGAGGGTCCACACCTCCAAACTACTCAGGATCTTGTCAAATAGGTAACATTGATAAGCTTTGTAACCAACAAGATTGCAGCCTATACTTTTACCATTACCCCATGGATAACTGAAGGTGTTAAAGTTTTTCTGAAGATGTTCTGTATGTCCATTAGATCTGTGCATACTAAGCctgacttgaaaataaaatgatttttttacataaagtggaagaaaaatatatatacttaagttcttcattcaaaatatatactttcTGAACTCACATGGAGTcgttatttatataatatgttCATGATTCAAAGCCAAATCTTTTAATCCGTGCTGATTGCGGAGTCTAAGCCAGAATTAGCTGGCTAGTACAAGATTAAAAATTCTCTTTGAGGCCTATGAACAAAATACAATTACCTCTCCATCAGGGGCAAAGCTCAAAGCTGAAATTACAGTGGTCACTGCCATTTCTGATGTTCCTGACAGCAAATTTGGAAGGCCAGGAGGTCCACTTGCATCCAagacttttatttttgtcaCACTATTAGAAAACAAGGATAGACTAAGTATCCCCACAAATAAAAGTAAGTATCAAGCTAGAGGTGTCAAAGAAAAGTTCAAAGACAACTCCAGCAGcacattccaaaaaaaaatacataaagcaGGAGTGGCAAAAGTTTACAACTCTCTCCAATACTCATATTCTCCGAATGACAGTATAATTAATCATTCAAATGTAAGCAATTAGTACTGTAAGCACTGAGTGATTTCTCTATGTAATCTGGTCAGCCAATTATGTTGATGGACATCTTTGAAACTAAATGGAAGCTCCAAAATTTCATGGAGTTGTGAACACTCTGCATCTCGTTGGGATCTCAAAAGCTAAAAGGATAGGTAGGATCAGTGTAGAACTTAGTTTACAATCTTtccaaaaagagaaaataggaaaaagaatgCTAGTATGCTGGTTTTGTGGAATAGTTATACAGATAAGGACAAGCAAACACTAGGGCTGTGGACTTTAGTTCAGAAGAGCAAGGGTTCCTATGCCAATGGGCACTTTGGACCAAGGTAATCAATCATGGAGGCAGATTGAATGGTACACACAGCTATTTGAAAATCGCCATGGTCATTCACCTTGTATTGTGACTATTATATGAGCCATCTAGCTGACCACATAAACCCAACTAAGAAAAGGATATCATATAACCACTGAGGCCAAAAGAGCTGCGACCTTAAGTCAGGTGATGGCCATCATGGCCTCCCTTGGGCCATATGATCTGTGAAAATGAGAAATCTTAGATCCAGACTTAGCAAACTTCACTCCTAGGATGAACATGATTCAGTAAACCAAACATAGATAAGCATGAGAATTGTTCAGCAGACCCCACCCCCCAAGTCCCAAAAATATAATACATTAAGAGTTAATTACCTCAACCACTCTTTGTTTTGGATAGTATTACAGTTTGCACCttggattttgaaaatttattgtttcCGCCCTAAGACCAACTAATTTCTTGGCAgagatttttaaaaatccaaaaaaaaatgtcatgtttttttttaaaaagctaaaatatgtACCATATAGTTTCAATTATTGGCAATTCTCTCTTTCTCAAATACCAAACACTGAAAActcttaatcaaatatttttgagCAAGTGCTCGAAGAAATCAAGGCGGGTATGTCTATAAATTcccttttttggaagaaaagatTGTGTTTTGTCGAAACACATATAGTGGTAGTTGGATAAGTATTGTCTATTCCAGGTATTTACCATCTTCCCAGGGGTTATTTCAATGATGGGCATACTAATCAAAAGCCAACTAAATTTCTAACTAAGAGATTTTTAATGGAAGGTAGAAAGTGAAATTGCTAGAAAAATAGAGGATGGAAAGTGTAAGGTTTTGAAAAACCAGGATGCAAAGCGTAATGTTGCCCAAAACATAGGATGGTGGGGGTACTTACTCATAATAAAGAAATTCTTTTGAATCTAAAACTCATACCACCCATACCTTTGCATGTCATAAACTGAAATGGTAGCATTATTAATCTCTCCAATTGCATCCCCAACAGCCAATCTGGTAGATGTGTCATTCAGGGCTACCATAGGAAATGCCCGTACCATTTCCTTTAATGCTGTCATTGAACTTTGAAGACAAGTTTTACGCATGATTGAGTTGCCAGGATCTATAGTGTGTAAAATGAAGCTAACCACCTGCAGATCTGTCCAAACGTTACATGAAGATCCAAAATACGAAGCATATAGTCTGAATTATTGTACATGATTGTCTTCTCGAAATGTAATTGACCCTACTAACCTTATCAAGATACTGAGACAACTGCCGTGGAGAACCACGCATAACCCTTATAAGAGTTGTGAGGGATACCAGATGAACAGGTGAATCAGATGCAGTGGACCAAATTTGGCTCTCAATGACATTTAAAAACCCCGGTATATCAGCCATAGCTAAATTTGGAAGAAGAATCCCAACCAAAGTCTCTTGAATGGAAGATGGTACAGGAGGACGATGTCCAGCTGTGTTGGCAGATTGACCGCTTACATACTCTATCTGGAAGAATGTGTCCCCAATGAGGCGAGATATTTCAGAATTAATGCATGCCTTCCATGTACTCTCCATACCTTCTGATAGAAGCTCTGCTGCAGTGGAACTGTATGTTTCATTCATGGCCATGACCAACTTTACTAAAGGATGAGCAACCAATGTGGCAAGGCTTGGTTTGACAAGGCTAGGGTACCACATAGCCAATGCAGCTGCAACAATGATGTGAGATGTCATTGCATCTTGACTTGTCCCCCCAACACACGATATCCAGTCTTGCATTTCATATGATTCTAGCCAATCAAGTATTTTGAATCTTTCTGCTTCAGTAATTCCTTGTTTTTCCAGTGACTTGTCAGGAGATTCTGCAGCTAGAGAGGTTGCTTGAGGTTCAGGTGACATATCAGATGACAAACCATTTGTAGATGTCCCACCTACTTTTGAAACTTGACCTTCATTTTCTCCAATTTCACTCAAAGATCTCACAAGTTCTCTGTTAGCATTTGCTTTTTTATCACATAGAGGGATTGGGATAGCCCGTGAAGCAGCACAGTGGAATAAAGTGCGTGCAGCCATGCGTACATGTTCACTTTCATCTTGCCAAAAACTCACCAGAAGCTGTTTTCAAAAAGCAGAGACTTCATCTAAAAAAAACGATCAGATGATAAAAGAGGAACTTTTCAAGCACAATTCCAGCAGTGCAAGTTTCAGGACTGATATAATTGTCAAGATGCTTCAGGGGAAAAAGATGACCTGGAGTAAAGGTGGCTTTATATCTGGAATCTTGTCAGCAAGGCTTCGAGTGTAAAATGCTGCCAAGGCACTGAAAATAATATCTATTAGATCAAAACTACCAAGCATTGACAGCAAAATGTGCAtgggttttttgaaaattaacaaacaaGAAAGCTAATTTGATCTGTAAAACTAGGAATTTGCAGATCATGGTACTATTCCTGCAAAGTAGATATTAGCGTCTGCAGGAAAACAAACATGCAGTGTCATAGAATGCCACATGCAAGAATGAAGACCTACCATGCAATATAGGTTTTCTCTGAAGGTCTCCCACACCAGACCAACATAGAAAAGTATATaatcttatatttaaaatattatgtcaaggaaaataaaacCAAGAAGCTAAATATTATCCCAATGTCATTTATTGGCAGCCTAATATTGTAAACGTATAGCTATAACAAGAAGAACAATCTCAGACCAACTTCAGAATTTATGAAGATAAAGGTGGTTCACACACCTTGTCATAAACCATTCAAATTTAAGTATCTCATTAACAGCTATTTCCATATCCACATTTTGATTCGTTGCACAATCCTATACATAATCCTGATAAAATAACGGATATTAGCTTTAACTCAGAAAACCATAACTGTAATCCTCGACAGCTTACAAGTTTTGTAGCATACACTATGAATTGGGTGACAGAATTAGACTAGTATCATACAGTGCTTCTGTGGGGGAACCATCACAATACCTGCTGGCTGGTGAACTGCAGTGAGAGAAGCTAATCATTCGTTGGGCAATGGACAGCATCGTAAGCGACCTCATTGCACAGAACTCCGATGATGATTTCCAGAGCTAAAAGGTTATTATCAAGGTCTCAATGAAAGTTGAAATAAGCCAAATAAGAAAACAGATCCCAATATTTAACAGgttcatccaaaagtacctcAAGAATAGAACTCAAACCAGGAAACGACAGTGTCAAAGACCCCTTGTCACCTTGCAAACCAGAAGCTATAATTAAATTCTCTGGCCGATTTAGCTTCATTTCTGTTACTAGCAATTTATCAAGCTCGATATCCAGATCCCACAGATGCAAAAATGACAAGCTAAATCGAAGAAAATATTCTTCTTGTGACCTAATGCACTCATGCTCTTCAACTGTATCAGTTGAGGTCCTATTCTTATCAGAACCATCATCAAAGTTCATATCATGGGTTCTTGGGTTGCTAGTTCCCCGTTCCTTAAGCTTAACACCACCATTAGCTGCAGGCTCATGTTTCTGACAAGAAAACATCAAGGATGCAAGGTCAAAACTCAGGGCTGCAATTCCAGGGAACGGGCAAGTGCACCCAATGGCATGCTTGTTCATTTGTAGAAAAGATGGCGTGGATGGAAATATTCCTTTCTTGACCTGTCCTTGGGAAGTAGTGGGGTCCATTGTGATTTTCATGCTTGACGTCATTCTTGGTGAGCTGACCTTCTCTGAAAGCTTTGAGTGAGATTGAGAGAAGTTTCCATCTTCAAGTATTGGAAGAAGCAACGAGGACACTGAAGTGTTTCCATTCAATATTGAACCAGATAAAGAATTCACACTGATTCCTTTACAAAAATGATCCAGCATTGAGTGAGAGGCTGTTCCACAAAGGACCCGCTCTCGGGCACCTGTTTTTACATCCCAAATGTATAAAGTATCAGAGGTGTCAGATAATCCTGAATGGCTCCAGCAAAGACATGCAATGTAACCTCTTGCACCATCCCACACAACCTTTTCAGGATAGCTTGGGTGTCCTGGAAACATTCTCTCTACACGCAAAGTTTCAAGAGAAGCAAGAGCAACACATGAGTCCTCACCAACAGAGAGAAAGCAATCACCCCAAGGACGTTCTGTCCATGCTGAGGGAAAGATTATTTGGCGCACTGAAGCTACATGTTGTCGCATCACTGTAATGAGGTTTCCAGTGTCGAGATCCCAGATGCGAATTGTGCAGTCCATGCTTCCAGAAACTAAAACATGACTGAAACTCCATCCTTTGGCAGCACCCATCATCCGATGTGCTGCCAAACAAAGCACAGCACCTGTGTGCCCTGAAAAGCATTGCCTGGAAACAGGTGGTTCTACATCATGACTTGGACTTTCACCATGACAATCTGGTCCAAGAAGCATATCAAATCGGACAACTTCTATTTCACCACTAAAGAAGCCATACACGACAGCATAAGGAACAAAATGGTTTTCAGAAATAACCATGGAAGAGGATACAGCTAGTCCATTGTGCACAAAACTAAAACTTTCATCCTCTGCatgtttattattttcagtTCTTGCTTTTCGAAAAGAGCTTTGCAAAGAAGTAATCCTCATTTTCCTGCCACCCTGGCTATTGATTTCATGGAGGCTAGAGCTTGAGATCCATTCAGCCAAAAAATCACTTTCACCAAGCATTTTGCATTGTCGGGATGACTTTCCATGGATATTATTCTTTTGACATAGAGACCAGATTGTGACATGGGGTTTCCACCGTAAAGGCTCTTCATCATCATAGCAAACAGATTCGATTCgaagaagataatttttcaactgaatgaaagaaaataacaatctcaCATCAGCAggacaagaagaagaaggaatctCGCAGAGCGTTTCAGATTTAAATACATTATTCAAATACGATACAATATATACAATAGCAGAACCTCTTCTATTCCACACAGCAAAATGTCCCAAGAAATTATCATACTGTGCATTCTGCATTTCACCAGTATCACCAATTTCAAGAAACATGCCCCCCAAAACATGTGATTGATTAGAATGTTCCTCAACGCAAAGGATATCCTCGGCAAAAGAAATCTCTCCAATTGAGGCGTCGCTGGacaatatcctaaatatgcaaCGAGTTTTCAACACTAGAGCGATAAGGTCCCCGCGGGTTGCAATTGACACAACCTGTCCTCCTTCACTCAACTTATTTCCCCAATTAACCACTTCCAACTGAGAACTCTTACTCGAGCCACTCCCATCATCACCACCTGCATTCGACTCTTTCAAAATCGGAACCAATTCCACCCTACCAGACGAATCAGCCATTAAAACAGAATGCTTCTCTCCATCCTCACCCAACAAGACTATATCCATAAAATCCAATCGCCCAATTGATAAATTTCCATGAAAAACAGTCTGTACAATAGTAAGACCATGCGTATCAACAATCACAACGGTAGTCTTTGAATGTTTACCATGCTTACGACCTTTATCCACCGAAGCCTCGCCCCCTTCAAAAGAATCA
It encodes the following:
- the LOC7497808 gene encoding uncharacterized protein LOC7497808 isoform X1 → MKCRSVACIWPDTPPPHKVTASAALNHPPTLYTGGSDGSILWWNLSSSDTNSEIKPVAMLCGHAAPIAGLSICCPMVVTGDDTKTECSSNGDGSYGALISACTDGVLCVWSRGSGHCRRRRKLPPWVGSPCIVRTLPTSPRYVCIGCCFIDAHAHFSDPRSIDSFEGGEASVDKGRKHGKHSKTTVVIVDTHGLTIVQTVFHGNLSIGRLDFMDIVLLGEDGEKHSVLMADSSGRVELVPILKESNAGGDDGSGSSKSSQLEVVNWGNKLSEGGQVVSIATRGDLIALVLKTRCIFRILSSDASIGEISFAEDILCVEEHSNQSHVLGGMFLEIGDTGEMQNAQYDNFLGHFAVWNRRGSAIVYIVSYLNNVFKSETLCEIPSSSCPADVRLLFSFIQLKNYLLRIESVCYDDEEPLRWKPHVTIWSLCQKNNIHGKSSRQCKMLGESDFLAEWISSSSLHEINSQGGRKMRITSLQSSFRKARTENNKHAEDESFSFVHNGLAVSSSMVISENHFVPYAVVYGFFSGEIEVVRFDMLLGPDCHGESPSHDVEPPVSRQCFSGHTGAVLCLAAHRMMGAAKGWSFSHVLVSGSMDCTIRIWDLDTGNLITVMRQHVASVRQIIFPSAWTERPWGDCFLSVGEDSCVALASLETLRVERMFPGHPSYPEKVVWDGARGYIACLCWSHSGLSDTSDTLYIWDVKTGARERVLCGTASHSMLDHFCKGISVNSLSGSILNGNTSVSSLLLPILEDGNFSQSHSKLSEKVSSPRMTSSMKITMDPTTSQGQVKKGIFPSTPSFLQMNKHAIGCTCPFPGIAALSFDLASLMFSCQKHEPAANGGVKLKERGTSNPRTHDMNFDDGSDKNRTSTDTVEEHECIRSQEEYFLRFSLSFLHLWDLDIELDKLLVTEMKLNRPENLIIASGLQGDKGSLTLSFPGLSSILELWKSSSEFCAMRSLTMLSIAQRMISFSHCSSPASSALAAFYTRSLADKIPDIKPPLLQLLVSFWQDESEHVRMAARTLFHCAASRAIPIPLCDKKANANRELVRSLSEIGENEGQVSKVGGTSTNGLSSDMSPEPQATSLAAESPDKSLEKQGITEAERFKILDWLESYEMQDWISCVGGTSQDAMTSHIIVAAALAMWYPSLVKPSLATLVAHPLVKLVMAMNETYSSTAAELLSEGMESTWKACINSEISRLIGDTFFQIEYVSGQSANTAGHRPPVPSSIQETLVGILLPNLAMADIPGFLNVIESQIWSTASDSPVHLVSLTTLIRVMRGSPRQLSQYLDKVVSFILHTIDPGNSIMRKTCLQSSMTALKEMVRAFPMVALNDTSTRLAVGDAIGEINNATISVYDMQSVTKIKVLDASGPPGLPNLLSGTSEMAVTTVISALSFAPDGEGLVAFSEHGLMIRWWSLGSVWWEKLSRNLAPVQCTKVIFVPPWEGFSPNSSRSSIIANILGHDSQVNMQEKARDSTYADSLKMLIHNLDLSYRLQWVSERKVLLSRHGQELGTFPL
- the LOC7497808 gene encoding uncharacterized protein LOC7497808 isoform X2: MKCRSVACIWPDTPPPHKVTASAALNHPPTLYTGGSDGSILWWNLSSSDTNSEIKPVAMLCGHAAPIAGLSICCPMVVTGDDTKTECSSNGDGSYGALISACTDGVLCVWSRGSGHCRRRRKLPPWVGSPCIVRTLPTSPRYVCIGCCFIDAHAHFSDPRSIDSFEGGEASVDKGRKHGKHSKTTVVIVDTHGLTIVQTVFHGNLSIGRLDFMDIVLLGEDGEKHSVLMADSSGRVELVPILKESNAGGDDGSGSSKSSQLEVVNWGNKLSEGGQVVSIATRGDLIALVLKTRCIFRILSSDASIGEISFAEDILCVEEHSNQSHVLGGMFLEIGDTGEMQNAQYDNFLGHFAVWNRRGSAIVYIVSYLNNVFKSETLCEIPSSSCPADVRLLFSFIQLKNYLLRIESVCYDDEEPLRWKPHVTIWSLCQKNNIHGKSSRQCKMLGESDFLAEWISSSSLHEINSQGGRKMRITSLQSSFRKARTENNKHAEDESFSFVHNGLAVSSSMVISENHFVPYAVVYGFFSGEIEVVRFDMLLGPDCHGESPSHDVEPPVSRQCFSGHTGAVLCLAAHRMMGAAKGWSFSHVLVSGSMDCTIRIWDLDTGNLITVMRQHVASVRQIIFPSAWTERPWGDCFLSVGEDSCVALASLETLRVERMFPGHPSYPEKVVWDGARGYIACLCWSHSGLSDTSDTLYIWDVKTGARERVLCGTASHSMLDHFCKGISVNSLSGSILNGNTSVSSLLLPILEDGNFSQSHSKLSEKVSSPRMTSSMKITMDPTTSQGQVKKGIFPSTPSFLQMNKHAIGCTCPFPGIAALSFDLASLMFSCQKHEPAANGGVKLKERGTSNPRTHDMNFDDGSDKNRTSTDTVEEHECIRSQEEYFLRFSLSFLHLWDLDIELDKLLVTEMKLNRPENLIIASGLQGDKGSLTLSFPGLSSILELWKSSSEFCAMRSLTMLSIAQRMISFSHCSSPASSALAAFYTRSLADKIPDIKPPLLQLLVSFWQDESEHVRMAARTLFHCAASRAIPIPLCDKKANANRELVRSLSEIGENEGQVSKVGGTSTNGLSSDMSPEPQATSLAAESPDKSLEKQGITEAERFKILDWLESYEMQDWISCVGGTSQDAMTSHIIVAAALAMWYPSLVKPSLATLVAHPLVKLVMAMNETYSSTAAELLSEGMESTWKACINSEISRLIGDTFFQIEYVSGQSANTAGHRPPVPSSIQETLVGILLPNLAMADIPGFLNVIESQIWSTASDSPVHLVSLTTLIRVMRGSPRQLSQYLDKVVSFILHTIDPGNSIMRKTCLQSSMTALKEMVRAFPMVALNDTSTRLAVGDAIGEINNATISVYDMQRSYGPREAMMAIT
- the LOC7497808 gene encoding uncharacterized protein LOC7497808 isoform X3 — its product is MKCRSVACIWPDTPPPHKVTASAALNHPPTLYTGGSDGSILWWNLSSSDTNSEIKPVAMLCGHAAPIAGLSICCPMVVTGDDTKTECSSNGDGSYGALISACTDGVLCVWSRGSGHCRRRRKLPPWVGSPCIVRTLPTSPRYVCIGCCFIDAHAHFSDPRSIDSFEGGEASVDKGRKHGKHSKTTVVIVDTHGLTIVQTVFHGNLSIGRLDFMDIVLLGEDGEKHSVLMADSSGRVELVPILKESNAGGDDGSGSSKSSQLEVVNWGNKLSEGGQVVSIATRGDLIALVLKTRCIFRILSSDASIGEISFAEDILCVEEHSNQSHVLGGMFLEIGDTGEMQNAQYDNFLGHFAVWNRRGSAIVYIVSYLNNVFKSETLCEIPSSSCPADVRLLFSFIQLKNYLLRIESVCYDDEEPLRWKPHVTIWSLCQKNNIHGKSSRQCKMLGESDFLAEWISSSSLHEINSQGGRKMRITSLQSSFRKARTENNKHAEDESFSFVHNGLAVSSSMVISENHFVPYAVVYGFFSGEIEVVRFDMLLGPDCHGESPSHDVEPPVSRQCFSGHTGAVLCLAAHRMMGAAKGWSFSHVLVSGSMDCTIRIWDLDTGNLITVMRQHVASVRQIIFPSAWTERPWGDCFLSVGEDSCVALASLETLRVERMFPGHPSYPEKVVWDGARGYIACLCWSHSGLSDTSDTLYIWDVKTGARERVLCGTASHSMLDHFCKGISVNSLSGSILNGNTSVSSLLLPILEDGNFSQSHSKLSEKVSSPRMTSSMKITMDPTTSQGQVKKGIFPSTPSFLQMNKHAIGCTCPFPGIAALSFDLASLMFSCQKHEPAANGGVKLKERGTSNPRTHDMNFDDGSDKNRTSTDTVEEHECIRSQEEYFLRFSLSFLHLWDLDIELDKLLVTEMKLNRPENLIIASGLQGDKGSLTLSFPGLSSILELWKSSSEFCAMRSLTMLSIAQRMISFSHCSSPASSALAAFYTRSLADKIPDIKPPLLQLLVSFWQDESEHVRMAARTLFHCAASRAIPIPLCDKKANANRELVRSLSEIGENEGQVSKVGGTSTNGLSSDMSPEPQATSLAAESPDKSLEKQGITEAERFKILDWLESYEMQDWISCVGGTSQDAMTSHIIVAAALAMWYPSLVKPSLATLVAHPLVKLVMAMNETYSSTAAELLSEGMESTWKACINSEISRLIGDTFFQIEYVSGQSANTAGHRPPVPSSIQETLVGILLPNLAMADIPGFLNVIESQIWSTASDSPVHLVSLTTLIRVMRGSPRQLSQYLDKICRWLASFYTL